A single window of Triplophysa rosa linkage group LG20, Trosa_1v2, whole genome shotgun sequence DNA harbors:
- the LOC130570935 gene encoding CSC1-like protein 2 isoform X6: protein MGIYGHLAFSNQANTSRDFCFSARIRSTVLQGLPFGGVPTVLALDFMCFLVLLFVFSILRKVAWDYGRLALVTDADSVASALHSETPDHYERLTSVSSSVDFEQRDNGFCSWLTAIFRIKDEEIREKCGEDAVHYLSFQRHIIGLLVVVGVLSVGIVLPVNFSGNLLDNNAYSFGRTTIANLNKGNNLLWLHTSFAFMYLLLTVYSMRRHTSKMHYNEDDLVKRTLFINGISKYAEESQIKQHFEQAYGNCVVLEARICYNVAKLMALNAERKKTERSKKFFTDLMAKEHIPTMINPKPCGHLCCCAITGCEEEEAVNYYTKLEAKLKEEYCKEKEKVNTKPLGMAFVTFQNEAMTAMEHLSLGGVSWWLRCFIINCILFILLFFLTTPAIIISTMDKFNVTKPVEYLNNPIVTQFFPTLLLWAFSALLPTIVYYSGFFEAHWTRSGENRTTMHKCYTFLIFMVLLLPSLGLSSLDVFFRWLFDKKFLANATVRFECVFLPDNGAFFVNYVIASAFIGNAMDLLRIPGLLMYMIRLCLARSAAERRNVKRHQAYEFQFGAAYAWMMCVFTVVMTYSITCPIIVPFGLMYMLLKHLVDRYNMYYAYLPSKLDKKIHSGAVNQVVAAPILCLFWLLFFSTVRTGFLTPLSMFTFVVLIITIVVCLSHVCFGHFKYLSAHNYKVRVAVLKIDTKDTEPDRVENGRPARSSPSNRSQQQMYIAQVLQDPNSDETGAGSGEDDGQGSSQDEEMLNGGNGMNEADFQSGEDSLIANEVHQ, encoded by the exons ATGGGGATTTATGGACACCTGGCCTTTTCGAATCAGGCCAACACTTCCAGAGACTTCTGCTTCTCGGCACGGATCCGCAGTACCGTCTTGCAGGGTCTGCCCTTCGGAGGGGTTCCCACGGTCCTCGCGCTCGACTTCATGTGCTTCCTG GTTCTTCTATTTGTCTTCTCTATCTTGCGGAAGGTGGCGTGGGATTACGGCCGTCTGGCTCTGGTGACTGATGCTGACAG CGTGGCCTCAGCTCTGCATTCTGAAACACCGGACCATTATGAACGTCTGACCTCCGTGTCCAGCTCCGTGGATTTCGAACAGCGAGACAAC GGTTTTTGCTCTTGGTTGACAGCCATATTCCGAATCAA AGACGAGGAGATCCGTGAGAAATGTGGAGAAGATGCAGTTCACTATTTGTCCTTTCAGCGTCACATCATCGGCCTGCTGGTGGTTGTGGGAGTTTTATCTGTGGGCATCGTTCTGCCGGTCAACTTCTCCGGCAACCTGCTCG ATAATAATGCATACAGCTTTGGACGCACAACAATCGCCAACCTGAATAAAGG GAATAATCTCTTGTGGCTGCACACGTCGTTTGCCTTCATGTATCTGCTGCTCACCGTCTACAGCATGAGACGCCACACGTCAAAGATGCACTACAACGAAGATGACCTG GTGAAACGCACTTTATTCATCAACGGCATTTCTAAGTATGCAGAAGAGAGTCAGATCAAACAACACTTTGA ACAGGCTTACGGGAACTGTGTTGTCCTGGAGGCTCGTATTTGTTACAATGTGGCGAAACTGATGGCGCTCAATGCGGAGAG GAAGAAAACGGAGCGCAGTAAGAAGTTTTTCACCGATCTGATGGCTAAAGAACACATCCCCACCATGATCAACCCAAAGCCCTGCGGTCACCTGTGCTGCTGTGCCATTACAGGCTGTGAAGAG GAAGAAGCTGTGAATTATTACACTAAACTTGAGGCCAAACTGAAGGAGGAATACTGTAAGGAAAAGGAGAAGGTGAACACTAAACCGCTGGGAATGGCATTTGTCACTTTTCAGAATGAGGCCATGACTGCAAT GGAGCATCTGTCTTTAGGAGGAGTTTCCTGGTGGCTGCGCTGCTTCATCATCAACTGCATCCTCTtcatcctcctcttcttcctcacCACCCCGGCCATCATCATCTCCACCATGGACAAGTTCAACGTCACCAAGCCTGTGGAGTATCTGAAC AACCCTATAGTCACTCAGTTTTTCCCCACTTTGCTGCTGTGGGCCTTCTCTGCCCTGCTGCCCACCATAGTCTACTATTCTGGCTTCTTTGAAGCCCACTGGACCAG GTCGGGGGAAAACAGGACCACCATGCACAAGTGCTACACGTTTCTGATCTTCATGGTTCTTCTGTTGCCGTCTCTGGGTCTCAGCAG TTTGGACGTTTTCTTTCGATGGCTGTTCGACAAGAAGTTCCTGGCCAATGCTACAGTCCGATTTGA GTGTGTCTTCCTCCCTGATAATGGAGCGTTTTTCGTGAACTATGTCATCGCGTCTGCGTTCATCGGGAATGCAATGGACCTGTTAAGAATTCCGGGTCTTCTCATGTACATGATCCGACTGTGTCTGGCTCGCTCGGCTGCCGAACGACGCAACGTCAAACgg CATCAAGCCTATGAGTTTCAGTTTGGAGCTGCCTACGCCTGGATGATGTGCGTTTTTACTGTCGTCATGACGTACAGCATCACCTGCCCCATCATCGTCCCTTTTG GACTGATGTACATGCTCTTAAAGCACCTGGTGGATAGGTACAACATGTACTACGCTTACCTGCCCTCCAAACTCGACAAGAAGATCCACTCAGGAGCTGTCAATCAAGTGGTGGCCGCACCCATCCTCTGCCTCTTCTGGCTTCTGTTCTTCTCCACTGTTcggacag GGTTTTTGACGCCGCTGTCTATGTTCACCTTCGTGGTTCTCATCATCACCATCGTGGTCTGCCTGTCGCACGTTTGCTTCGGTCACTTTAAATACCTCAGCGCGCACAACTACAAGGTACGAGTTGCGGTACTGAAG atcGACACTAAAGACACAGAACCTGACAGAGTGGAGAACGGCCGTCCTGCCAGATCTTCACCCTCCAACAGATCTCAG CAGCAGATGTACATCGCCCAGGTCCTGCAGGACCCAAACTCTGACGAAACGGGAGCGGGCAGCGGAGAGGACGACGGTCAGGGGTCCTCACAGGACGAGGAGATGCTCAACGGAGGAAACGGCATGAACGAAGCCGACTTTCAGTCTGGAGAGGACAGTCTCATCGCCAATGAAGTCCACCAGTAA
- the LOC130570935 gene encoding CSC1-like protein 2 isoform X3, with translation MGIYGHLAFSNQANTSRDFCFSARIRSTVLQGLPFGGVPTVLALDFMCFLVLLFVFSILRKVAWDYGRLALVTDADRRKRRFSGLEEREYVASALHSETPDHYERLTSVSSSVDFEQRDNGFCSWLTAIFRIKDEEIREKCGEDAVHYLSFQRHIIGLLVVVGVLSVGIVLPVNFSGNLLDNNAYSFGRTTIANLNKGNNLLWLHTSFAFMYLLLTVYSMRRHTSKMHYNEDDLVKRTLFINGISKYAEESQIKQHFEQAYGNCVVLEARICYNVAKLMALNAERKKTERSKKFFTDLMAKEHIPTMINPKPCGHLCCCAITGCEEEEAVNYYTKLEAKLKEEYCKEKEKVNTKPLGMAFVTFQNEAMTAMEHLSLGGVSWWLRCFIINCILFILLFFLTTPAIIISTMDKFNVTKPVEYLNNPIVTQFFPTLLLWAFSALLPTIVYYSGFFEAHWTRSGENRTTMHKCYTFLIFMVLLLPSLGLSSLDVFFRWLFDKKFLANATVRFECVFLPDNGAFFVNYVIASAFIGNAMDLLRIPGLLMYMIRLCLARSAAERRNVKRHQAYEFQFGAAYAWMMCVFTVVMTYSITCPIIVPFGLMYMLLKHLVDRYNMYYAYLPSKLDKKIHSGAVNQVVAAPILCLFWLLFFSTVRTGFLTPLSMFTFVVLIITIVVCLSHVCFGHFKYLSAHNYKIDTKDTEPDRVENGRPARSSPSNRSQQQMYIAQVLQDPNSDETGAGSGEDDGQGSSQDEEMLNGGNGMNEADFQSGEDSLIANEVHQ, from the exons ATGGGGATTTATGGACACCTGGCCTTTTCGAATCAGGCCAACACTTCCAGAGACTTCTGCTTCTCGGCACGGATCCGCAGTACCGTCTTGCAGGGTCTGCCCTTCGGAGGGGTTCCCACGGTCCTCGCGCTCGACTTCATGTGCTTCCTG GTTCTTCTATTTGTCTTCTCTATCTTGCGGAAGGTGGCGTGGGATTACGGCCGTCTGGCTCTGGTGACTGATGCTGACAG ACGGAAGAGAAGATTCAGTGGCCTGGAGGAGCGCGAGTA CGTGGCCTCAGCTCTGCATTCTGAAACACCGGACCATTATGAACGTCTGACCTCCGTGTCCAGCTCCGTGGATTTCGAACAGCGAGACAAC GGTTTTTGCTCTTGGTTGACAGCCATATTCCGAATCAA AGACGAGGAGATCCGTGAGAAATGTGGAGAAGATGCAGTTCACTATTTGTCCTTTCAGCGTCACATCATCGGCCTGCTGGTGGTTGTGGGAGTTTTATCTGTGGGCATCGTTCTGCCGGTCAACTTCTCCGGCAACCTGCTCG ATAATAATGCATACAGCTTTGGACGCACAACAATCGCCAACCTGAATAAAGG GAATAATCTCTTGTGGCTGCACACGTCGTTTGCCTTCATGTATCTGCTGCTCACCGTCTACAGCATGAGACGCCACACGTCAAAGATGCACTACAACGAAGATGACCTG GTGAAACGCACTTTATTCATCAACGGCATTTCTAAGTATGCAGAAGAGAGTCAGATCAAACAACACTTTGA ACAGGCTTACGGGAACTGTGTTGTCCTGGAGGCTCGTATTTGTTACAATGTGGCGAAACTGATGGCGCTCAATGCGGAGAG GAAGAAAACGGAGCGCAGTAAGAAGTTTTTCACCGATCTGATGGCTAAAGAACACATCCCCACCATGATCAACCCAAAGCCCTGCGGTCACCTGTGCTGCTGTGCCATTACAGGCTGTGAAGAG GAAGAAGCTGTGAATTATTACACTAAACTTGAGGCCAAACTGAAGGAGGAATACTGTAAGGAAAAGGAGAAGGTGAACACTAAACCGCTGGGAATGGCATTTGTCACTTTTCAGAATGAGGCCATGACTGCAAT GGAGCATCTGTCTTTAGGAGGAGTTTCCTGGTGGCTGCGCTGCTTCATCATCAACTGCATCCTCTtcatcctcctcttcttcctcacCACCCCGGCCATCATCATCTCCACCATGGACAAGTTCAACGTCACCAAGCCTGTGGAGTATCTGAAC AACCCTATAGTCACTCAGTTTTTCCCCACTTTGCTGCTGTGGGCCTTCTCTGCCCTGCTGCCCACCATAGTCTACTATTCTGGCTTCTTTGAAGCCCACTGGACCAG GTCGGGGGAAAACAGGACCACCATGCACAAGTGCTACACGTTTCTGATCTTCATGGTTCTTCTGTTGCCGTCTCTGGGTCTCAGCAG TTTGGACGTTTTCTTTCGATGGCTGTTCGACAAGAAGTTCCTGGCCAATGCTACAGTCCGATTTGA GTGTGTCTTCCTCCCTGATAATGGAGCGTTTTTCGTGAACTATGTCATCGCGTCTGCGTTCATCGGGAATGCAATGGACCTGTTAAGAATTCCGGGTCTTCTCATGTACATGATCCGACTGTGTCTGGCTCGCTCGGCTGCCGAACGACGCAACGTCAAACgg CATCAAGCCTATGAGTTTCAGTTTGGAGCTGCCTACGCCTGGATGATGTGCGTTTTTACTGTCGTCATGACGTACAGCATCACCTGCCCCATCATCGTCCCTTTTG GACTGATGTACATGCTCTTAAAGCACCTGGTGGATAGGTACAACATGTACTACGCTTACCTGCCCTCCAAACTCGACAAGAAGATCCACTCAGGAGCTGTCAATCAAGTGGTGGCCGCACCCATCCTCTGCCTCTTCTGGCTTCTGTTCTTCTCCACTGTTcggacag GGTTTTTGACGCCGCTGTCTATGTTCACCTTCGTGGTTCTCATCATCACCATCGTGGTCTGCCTGTCGCACGTTTGCTTCGGTCACTTTAAATACCTCAGCGCGCACAACTACAAG atcGACACTAAAGACACAGAACCTGACAGAGTGGAGAACGGCCGTCCTGCCAGATCTTCACCCTCCAACAGATCTCAG CAGCAGATGTACATCGCCCAGGTCCTGCAGGACCCAAACTCTGACGAAACGGGAGCGGGCAGCGGAGAGGACGACGGTCAGGGGTCCTCACAGGACGAGGAGATGCTCAACGGAGGAAACGGCATGAACGAAGCCGACTTTCAGTCTGGAGAGGACAGTCTCATCGCCAATGAAGTCCACCAGTAA
- the LOC130570935 gene encoding CSC1-like protein 2 isoform X4, translating into MGIYGHLAFSNQANTSRDFCFSARIRSTVLQGLPFGGVPTVLALDFMCFLVLLFVFSILRKVAWDYGRLALVTDADRRKRRFSGLEEREYVASALHSETPDHYERLTSVSSSVDFEQRDNGFCSWLTAIFRIKDEEIREKCGEDAVHYLSFQRHIIGLLVVVGVLSVGIVLPVNFSGNLLDNNAYSFGRTTIANLNKGNNLLWLHTSFAFMYLLLTVYSMRRHTSKMHYNEDDLVKRTLFINGISKYAEESQIKQHFEQAYGNCVVLEARICYNVAKLMALNAERKKTERSKKFFTDLMAKEHIPTMINPKPCGHLCCCAITGCEEEEAVNYYTKLEAKLKEEYCKEKEKVNTKPLGMAFVTFQNEAMTAMEHLSLGGVSWWLRCFIINCILFILLFFLTTPAIIISTMDKFNVTKPVEYLNNPIVTQFFPTLLLWAFSALLPTIVYYSGFFEAHWTRSGENRTTMHKCYTFLIFMVLLLPSLGLSSLDVFFRWLFDKKFLANATVRFECVFLPDNGAFFVNYVIASAFIGNAMDLLRIPGLLMYMIRLCLARSAAERRNVKRHQAYEFQFGAAYAWMMCVFTVVMTYSITCPIIVPFGLMYMLLKHLVDRYNMYYAYLPSKLDKKIHSGAVNQVVAAPILCLFWLLFFSTVRTGFLTPLSMFTFVVLIITIVVCLSHVCFGHFKYLSAHNYKIDTKDTEPDRVENGRPARSSPSNRSQQMYIAQVLQDPNSDETGAGSGEDDGQGSSQDEEMLNGGNGMNEADFQSGEDSLIANEVHQ; encoded by the exons ATGGGGATTTATGGACACCTGGCCTTTTCGAATCAGGCCAACACTTCCAGAGACTTCTGCTTCTCGGCACGGATCCGCAGTACCGTCTTGCAGGGTCTGCCCTTCGGAGGGGTTCCCACGGTCCTCGCGCTCGACTTCATGTGCTTCCTG GTTCTTCTATTTGTCTTCTCTATCTTGCGGAAGGTGGCGTGGGATTACGGCCGTCTGGCTCTGGTGACTGATGCTGACAG ACGGAAGAGAAGATTCAGTGGCCTGGAGGAGCGCGAGTA CGTGGCCTCAGCTCTGCATTCTGAAACACCGGACCATTATGAACGTCTGACCTCCGTGTCCAGCTCCGTGGATTTCGAACAGCGAGACAAC GGTTTTTGCTCTTGGTTGACAGCCATATTCCGAATCAA AGACGAGGAGATCCGTGAGAAATGTGGAGAAGATGCAGTTCACTATTTGTCCTTTCAGCGTCACATCATCGGCCTGCTGGTGGTTGTGGGAGTTTTATCTGTGGGCATCGTTCTGCCGGTCAACTTCTCCGGCAACCTGCTCG ATAATAATGCATACAGCTTTGGACGCACAACAATCGCCAACCTGAATAAAGG GAATAATCTCTTGTGGCTGCACACGTCGTTTGCCTTCATGTATCTGCTGCTCACCGTCTACAGCATGAGACGCCACACGTCAAAGATGCACTACAACGAAGATGACCTG GTGAAACGCACTTTATTCATCAACGGCATTTCTAAGTATGCAGAAGAGAGTCAGATCAAACAACACTTTGA ACAGGCTTACGGGAACTGTGTTGTCCTGGAGGCTCGTATTTGTTACAATGTGGCGAAACTGATGGCGCTCAATGCGGAGAG GAAGAAAACGGAGCGCAGTAAGAAGTTTTTCACCGATCTGATGGCTAAAGAACACATCCCCACCATGATCAACCCAAAGCCCTGCGGTCACCTGTGCTGCTGTGCCATTACAGGCTGTGAAGAG GAAGAAGCTGTGAATTATTACACTAAACTTGAGGCCAAACTGAAGGAGGAATACTGTAAGGAAAAGGAGAAGGTGAACACTAAACCGCTGGGAATGGCATTTGTCACTTTTCAGAATGAGGCCATGACTGCAAT GGAGCATCTGTCTTTAGGAGGAGTTTCCTGGTGGCTGCGCTGCTTCATCATCAACTGCATCCTCTtcatcctcctcttcttcctcacCACCCCGGCCATCATCATCTCCACCATGGACAAGTTCAACGTCACCAAGCCTGTGGAGTATCTGAAC AACCCTATAGTCACTCAGTTTTTCCCCACTTTGCTGCTGTGGGCCTTCTCTGCCCTGCTGCCCACCATAGTCTACTATTCTGGCTTCTTTGAAGCCCACTGGACCAG GTCGGGGGAAAACAGGACCACCATGCACAAGTGCTACACGTTTCTGATCTTCATGGTTCTTCTGTTGCCGTCTCTGGGTCTCAGCAG TTTGGACGTTTTCTTTCGATGGCTGTTCGACAAGAAGTTCCTGGCCAATGCTACAGTCCGATTTGA GTGTGTCTTCCTCCCTGATAATGGAGCGTTTTTCGTGAACTATGTCATCGCGTCTGCGTTCATCGGGAATGCAATGGACCTGTTAAGAATTCCGGGTCTTCTCATGTACATGATCCGACTGTGTCTGGCTCGCTCGGCTGCCGAACGACGCAACGTCAAACgg CATCAAGCCTATGAGTTTCAGTTTGGAGCTGCCTACGCCTGGATGATGTGCGTTTTTACTGTCGTCATGACGTACAGCATCACCTGCCCCATCATCGTCCCTTTTG GACTGATGTACATGCTCTTAAAGCACCTGGTGGATAGGTACAACATGTACTACGCTTACCTGCCCTCCAAACTCGACAAGAAGATCCACTCAGGAGCTGTCAATCAAGTGGTGGCCGCACCCATCCTCTGCCTCTTCTGGCTTCTGTTCTTCTCCACTGTTcggacag GGTTTTTGACGCCGCTGTCTATGTTCACCTTCGTGGTTCTCATCATCACCATCGTGGTCTGCCTGTCGCACGTTTGCTTCGGTCACTTTAAATACCTCAGCGCGCACAACTACAAG atcGACACTAAAGACACAGAACCTGACAGAGTGGAGAACGGCCGTCCTGCCAGATCTTCACCCTCCAACAGATCTCAG CAGATGTACATCGCCCAGGTCCTGCAGGACCCAAACTCTGACGAAACGGGAGCGGGCAGCGGAGAGGACGACGGTCAGGGGTCCTCACAGGACGAGGAGATGCTCAACGGAGGAAACGGCATGAACGAAGCCGACTTTCAGTCTGGAGAGGACAGTCTCATCGCCAATGAAGTCCACCAGTAA